CGCAAACAAGTTTGCTGCTCGCATATGCAACCTAAGTAAGCGAACCGACCTTTTGCACAGGATGTGCAAGGGAGGGCAGAACGAACCCCCAATACCTCTGCCCAAGGCAGCTAGCCCAAGCTAAAATTCTGACCGTCTTCCACTTTCACCAATTCTTCCTCCAACCCAAATTCATCCGAAATTATATATGTTTTACAATAAAAAAAGAACACCTATAAATAAATATAAATGTTCTCATCTTAAAATCTATCGTTTTTGCCCACTACGTCTTACACGTAAATATTTTGCTCTCTATTAGGTCCTACCCCAATCATAGTTACCTTAGCATCACACAATTCCTCTATACGTATCACATAATTTTTCACACTTTGTGGCAGCTCATCATAAGTTTTAATATGATCAATCTGACCCCAACCTGGCATTTCTTCATAAACCGGCTCGCACAAAGCCAAATCTTCTAAGCTAGGTGGAAATTCCTTAATAATTTCATCACCCTTCTTATAAGCAACACAGATTTTCACAACCGGAATATCTGCCATAACATCAACCTTATTTAATGCGATCCCAGTTAAACCACTCGTTCTAACTGCAAACTTTCCTATCACAGCATCGAACCAACCACAACGTCTTGGTCTACCTGTAGTCGTTCCAAATTCTTGCCCAACCGTTCTAATTTTATCTCCAACTTCATCAAAAAGCTCAGTTGGGAACGGACCTTTACCTACTCGTGTAACATATCCCTTCATTACACCAATACATTCATCGATCATTGTTGGGCCGATACCAGCGCCTATACAAACACCACCCGAAACAGGGTGAGAAGAAGTTACATAAGGGTACGTACCTAAATCAAGATCAAGAAGCGTTCCTTGTGCACCTTCGAAGAGCACTTTTTTCCCTGCCTTAATCGCTTCATAAACAAGTACGGTTGTATCGGTCACATATGGCTTAAGTGTTTCCGCATATACTAGATAATCTTCGATTATCTTCTCCGCATCAAAGCTTACATCCATATTGTAAACCTTTTGTATAATTGCATTTTTGATTTCTACATTTTCACGAACTCTTTTTTTGAAAACTTCAGGATTGTATAAATCACATACTCTTATACCTGAACGCTCTGCCTTGTCCATATAACAAGGTCCAATACCTTTTTTAGTCGTTCCAATATCATCTAATCCTCTGTAGTTTTCTGTAGCACCATCTAATTCTTTATGATAAGGCATAACCAAATGCGCTCTTAAGCTAATTTTCAAGTTATTTGTTGTAATGCCATTTGAATGCAAATTATCTATTTCCTTTAAAATACCTTCTGGGTCAATCACTACACCATTTCCTACTACGCAAAGAGTACCTGGGTACAAAATACCTGATGGAATTAAATGAAATTTATATACTTTCCCATCTACTGCAACGGTATGACCTGCGTTATTTCCTCCCTGGGAGCGCACAACAACCTCTGCTTCCTGTGATAATATATCAATGATTTTTGCTTTGCCTTCATCGCCCCATTGGGCTCCAATAATTACTTTTGCTGACATGTTTTATCCCCTTTCGTTGTAAAGGATACTAAATTACTACTACCACCTTCCCCTAATCTAAATTGGAAAAATGGTATGAATCAAAGGACCTCTTATGATTAGTCCCCTACGATAATATCAAAATTAGCAGCATAAATCAAGCCCTTTCCGAACATTTAATATAAATATCTCAAAAATATTCGGGGTTCTATTTTACAGCAATATCCTCTTTACAGTTTTACCTAGATGGATTATACTATATATATAGATATACATGTAAATGTTTCTAAGTTCGTTATCATCTTTTACCGATATATAATATATATATATTAACATAGAACTGACACCCGAAAGGAAGTGATCTTATGAAGATTGAAAAGGTAAATAGCAACCAGATAAAATGTTTTTTAAACAAGGGAGATTTGCTTTCACGACAAATCAAAGTCAGTGAATTGGCTTATGGAACCGAAAAAGCACAAGAGCTTTTCAAGGACATGATGGATCAAGCTTCTAATGAATTTGGTTTTGAAGTAGAAAATGTGCCGCTCATGATTGAAGCAGTACCCCTATCAACAGATAGTATTATGCTTATTATAACTAAAGTAGATAATCCAGAAGAACTAGAAGATAAATTTACGGGACTACCAATGGCAGACACTCGTAAGTTCAAGAAAAAAGAAGCTGCGGAAAAAGAAGAAGCACATACATCTGTAGAGTCAGACGATGCTCAAATAAGCTTGCCTACATTTCTAGTATATCAGTTTGATACATTAGATGCTACAACTGCGATAGCTACAAGACTATTCCCTTTTTCAATTGAAAACAGTTCACTTTATAAAGATCCTAGTAATCATACTTATTACTTATCTCTAATATCTTCTTCAATAGATCGTAATTCCTTTAAGATTCTTAGAGGTATTCTTTCCGAATATGCTGTGCAAGTACCGTGTAAACGATCTGCTCTTAGTTATTACGATGAACATTTTGACACAATTATCAAAGATAAAGCATTAGAAGTGTTATTGATTCTATAATCTAATCAATTTAAAGGCGTCTCAAGTAGAGACGCCTTTTTTGATACCCGAAAACTTTCTGCATAAGTGAATTTTTTGCTTTAATTAGTGTATATAAGAACAACAATAATCTGCAACTTCTTTGATGTTCAACTTAAATTTGCTTTGTTCTGGAACCTCAAAAGAATCACCTTGATAATAAGTCACCCATTCCTCTGAACCAGGCAGCATAATATCCATGCTTCCTGCTAATACTTCTATTACTTCCTTTGAATCCGTACCAAATTCGTATTCTCCGGGAAGCATAATCCCTAAGGTTTTCTTTTCACCATTTTCTAATAAAACTGTTCTACTAGTTACCTTGCCATTGAAATATATATTTGCTTTTTTAATGATCGTTACGCCTTCAAATTGCATGAATCGTCCTCCTGAAATTTTTTATTATATCATACTATCCTTATCCAACTATGTCAAGGCACGTGGTCTCAAGCGGCAGTGACGACGGTTGTATGGCTCTGGCTTAAAATGGTTTTAGCGGCATCTATTGAAAGTGAAATGGGTGATATTAGTATTGATTTACAATTAAAATAGACCACCAATTAACTTATAAAATTGACCACTTACGGTTTCATGGTATATTCTTTTTTCATAACAATTATGAAAGGAGGAAGAATCGAGGTGAGAGATGTGCAACACTGTATCGCAGTTAAGAGACTACATAAAAATGGTGTTAAGAAACAACGAATAGCCACGGAACTTTGTATGGCAAGGAATACGGTTAAAAGGTTATCTCTACTTAAGTTTGACTTCTGCATTTATTAAATAGTATTAATGTGACAGGCTAGCCACCAGTGACAATTCGCAGTGTGTAAATATTAGAATTGTTATCTGTTTGGATAAGTAAATTGTCGCTGTGGCGAACATGAGTAAGCAATAATACTAAAATACTTTTTAGTTTTATTGCAAAAGATACAGGGCTTATATTTGATGGTTTTTCATCAATTATAAGCCCGTTAGTTTTTGGTATTATTGTGTTTTAGATTGGTTTATTGTGTCTTAGATGGCAGTTAGTTTGCCAGTCTATTGTAGTTTCGTATTTGCCAGTAGCCATCTGATGCCGTTAGCCTATCCGCCTGTCCAGTTTCGCCCTGTGGGTGGTGAGTGTGGTAAGGCTTTGGGTTGAGAAGGAGTGAGCTGGGCGGCGGCGGAAGGGTTAATTAGTTGGAATTTCTTATAAGGCACTAAAAAACGTCCCCTTGCCATTCTTATAATATTTGTTTCCAATCATCCTCATCAATATCATTGTCCTCAGCCCACTGGAAACAACATAATACAAAGCCTGCTTTTTTTATCACTTCCTCTGCTTTGATAATAAAATCCATTCCTTCACTGGGAATTTTATACTTTGAGTAAATGTGTATATCTATATTACGTCCAACTGCATTAGGGTAAGCTTCATAAATTTCGTCACTTTCTATAAAACTCAAATATCTGTTTAGTTTTTCTTGAAGTAGTTCTAAATGCTCGTCAGTATTATTCCAGCCCATATTATCACTTATAGTTAAACCAACATGTCCTGTTTGATTATCTATTCCAATAGCATCTACTTCACTTATTTTTTCAATCATTTTTCATTGCTCCCTTCTTATTATTTTCGTCTAACGTCAACTTTCGTAGGTGGAATTTGGGTACCACCCGTATACGGTTCCTTACCTTTCCCTACTATTATTCCACCATTCTTTTCAATTTCTGGATATGCATTTTTTTGATTTTTAGTTAACGGAGCGGTAGATGATGATTTTGCTTCTGTAAGATTTATATTCCCTGTTGCTTTATCTTTTCCTACAAAATCAACTCTTGTTTTTACCCCACTATCAGTTTTTATTGTAATTTGCGAAACAACATCGTTTTGTTTCTTTTTTAATTCCTTACTTAAGCTTTTTTCAAAAGCATCTCCATT
This is a stretch of genomic DNA from Firmicutes bacterium HGW-Firmicutes-1. It encodes these proteins:
- a CDS encoding adenylosuccinate synthase, with the protein product MSAKVIIGAQWGDEGKAKIIDILSQEAEVVVRSQGGNNAGHTVAVDGKVYKFHLIPSGILYPGTLCVVGNGVVIDPEGILKEIDNLHSNGITTNNLKISLRAHLVMPYHKELDGATENYRGLDDIGTTKKGIGPCYMDKAERSGIRVCDLYNPEVFKKRVRENVEIKNAIIQKVYNMDVSFDAEKIIEDYLVYAETLKPYVTDTTVLVYEAIKAGKKVLFEGAQGTLLDLDLGTYPYVTSSHPVSGGVCIGAGIGPTMIDECIGVMKGYVTRVGKGPFPTELFDEVGDKIRTVGQEFGTTTGRPRRCGWFDAVIGKFAVRTSGLTGIALNKVDVMADIPVVKICVAYKKGDEIIKEFPPSLEDLALCEPVYEEMPGWGQIDHIKTYDELPQSVKNYVIRIEELCDAKVTMIGVGPNREQNIYV
- a CDS encoding competence protein translates to MKIEKVNSNQIKCFLNKGDLLSRQIKVSELAYGTEKAQELFKDMMDQASNEFGFEVENVPLMIEAVPLSTDSIMLIITKVDNPEELEDKFTGLPMADTRKFKKKEAAEKEEAHTSVESDDAQISLPTFLVYQFDTLDATTAIATRLFPFSIENSSLYKDPSNHTYYLSLISSSIDRNSFKILRGILSEYAVQVPCKRSALSYYDEHFDTIIKDKALEVLLIL